A part of Solicola gregarius genomic DNA contains:
- a CDS encoding MFS transporter, with protein MTTTTLSPPQTGTPRTPRVAYAIVALALGGFAIGTTEFVTMGLLPDIASGIDESIPSTGHIISAYALGVFIGAPLIVSVAATLPRKALAIGLVLALGVGNLLTALAQSYPMLMAARFVAGLPHGAYFGVASLIAASLVPADKRGRAVSSVMLGLAVANVAGVPAATWLGQTLGWRTAYVAVVVITIATALLVLAYVPHSPRDRGARIRTELSALRRPQVWLTLAIGTVGFGGMFAMYSYIAPVVTDVAHQGKSFIPAVLFAFGLGGIAGTALGGRLADWAILRSLMGALVATGVLLAVFTQVASHAPALVATVFLVSMTASTLVVCLQMRLMEVAGHAAMLGAALNHSSLNAANALGAWLGGVVITSGYGYTAPSAVGAVLAVAGLAILATSGLLYRNERLAISLSH; from the coding sequence GTGACCACCACGACCTTGAGCCCACCGCAGACGGGTACGCCGCGCACTCCCCGCGTCGCGTACGCGATCGTCGCGCTCGCGCTCGGTGGGTTCGCGATCGGCACGACCGAGTTCGTGACGATGGGGCTGCTGCCCGATATCGCCTCCGGGATCGATGAGTCCATCCCGAGTACGGGTCACATCATCTCCGCGTACGCGCTCGGCGTGTTCATCGGTGCGCCGCTGATCGTGTCGGTAGCGGCGACCCTGCCGCGCAAGGCGCTCGCGATCGGGCTGGTACTCGCGCTCGGCGTCGGAAACCTGCTGACGGCGCTCGCGCAGAGCTACCCGATGCTGATGGCCGCACGGTTCGTCGCAGGGCTGCCGCACGGCGCGTACTTCGGAGTTGCGTCGCTGATCGCCGCCTCGCTCGTTCCGGCCGACAAGCGCGGCCGGGCGGTCAGCTCAGTGATGCTCGGCCTCGCGGTCGCGAACGTCGCCGGGGTGCCGGCGGCGACCTGGCTCGGCCAGACCCTCGGCTGGCGCACCGCGTACGTCGCCGTCGTGGTGATCACCATCGCCACGGCGCTACTCGTCCTTGCGTACGTGCCGCACAGTCCGCGCGACCGAGGCGCCCGCATTCGTACGGAGCTGTCGGCACTGAGGCGCCCGCAGGTGTGGCTGACGCTGGCGATCGGCACCGTCGGCTTCGGCGGCATGTTCGCCATGTACAGCTACATCGCGCCGGTGGTCACCGACGTCGCACACCAAGGCAAGTCGTTCATCCCCGCCGTGTTGTTCGCGTTCGGCCTCGGCGGCATCGCCGGCACGGCGCTCGGCGGACGGCTGGCCGACTGGGCGATCCTGCGTTCCCTGATGGGTGCATTGGTCGCGACCGGCGTACTGCTCGCGGTGTTCACCCAGGTTGCGTCCCATGCGCCGGCCCTGGTCGCGACGGTGTTCCTCGTGTCGATGACCGCTTCGACGCTGGTGGTCTGCTTACAGATGCGCCTGATGGAGGTCGCCGGCCATGCGGCGATGCTGGGCGCAGCGCTCAACCACTCCTCGCTCAACGCCGCGAACGCGCTCGGCGCGTGGCTCGGCGGGGTGGTCATCACCAGCGGGTACGGCTACACAGCGCCGAGTGCGGTCGGGGCAGTGCTCGCGGTCGCCGGTCTCGCCATCCTCGCGACGTCCGGTCTGCTGTATCGGAACGAGCGACTGGCGATCTCGCTGTCGCACTGA
- a CDS encoding HepT-like ribonuclease domain-containing protein — protein sequence MRRGDAELVDDVAGFVATADRIVALGETAFFDPTDDIPRRAARSVVIDVATALGAMSPRTRSQIPDADAIIGMRNRLAHTYQAVNERIVWNVLVRELPRLLGALRAALPSAE from the coding sequence TTGAGACGGGGCGATGCCGAGCTCGTCGACGATGTGGCCGGGTTCGTAGCGACCGCGGACCGCATAGTGGCACTTGGCGAGACTGCCTTCTTCGACCCGACCGACGACATCCCGCGGCGTGCCGCTCGCTCGGTAGTCATCGACGTGGCCACCGCGCTCGGAGCGATGTCACCACGAACGCGCAGTCAGATTCCGGACGCGGATGCGATCATCGGCATGCGCAATCGCCTGGCACACACGTACCAGGCGGTCAACGAGCGCATCGTCTGGAACGTCTTGGTGCGAGAGCTTCCTCGACTCCTCGGCGCGCTGCGGGCCGCCCTTCCGAGCGCCGAGTGA
- a CDS encoding XRE family transcriptional regulator codes for MSVNGARVRTARVAAGLTQAELAERSGVRQPNISAIERGLVDARSATVQRLLDACRVKPSQALDLHRDAVIDIVSSHRARRPRVFGSTARGDDTAESDLDLLVEFDADATLLDLVRMADELERVLGVRVDVVDDYGDSRILNGARNEAVAV; via the coding sequence ATGAGCGTGAACGGAGCGCGCGTGCGCACTGCCCGGGTGGCGGCGGGCCTCACGCAGGCCGAACTGGCCGAGCGCAGCGGCGTACGTCAACCGAACATCTCTGCTATCGAACGCGGTCTCGTCGACGCTCGTTCCGCGACTGTGCAGCGCCTGCTCGACGCGTGCAGAGTCAAGCCATCGCAAGCGCTGGATCTCCATCGCGATGCCGTGATCGACATCGTCTCAAGTCACCGAGCGCGCAGGCCCCGGGTGTTCGGCTCGACGGCACGCGGAGACGACACGGCCGAGAGCGACCTGGACCTGCTCGTCGAGTTCGACGCCGACGCAACGCTACTCGACCTGGTACGGATGGCCGACGAGCTCGAGCGTGTGCTCGGCGTCCGCGTCGACGTCGTCGACGACTACGGTGACTCACGCATTCTGAACGGGGCGCGGAACGAGGCGGTCGCGGTTTGA
- a CDS encoding dihydrofolate reductase family protein, with amino-acid sequence MRKVVVYTLLSVDGVAESPSDFVHDFDEMMLANLRRVIETQDAVLLGRTMYDEWSSDWPDSDFEPFASFINSVPKYVVTSSDLDLSWSNSTVLDAPLAASIADLRRRPGGDIGVHGSLTLAQSLLRTGDVDELRLVISPTIAGVGRRLFEDGPSNRPLELVRAERTPSGTLLADYRVGE; translated from the coding sequence ATGCGCAAGGTAGTCGTCTACACACTGTTGTCGGTCGACGGTGTCGCGGAGTCACCGAGCGACTTCGTACACGACTTCGACGAGATGATGCTCGCCAATCTGCGTCGCGTGATCGAGACCCAGGATGCCGTTCTGCTCGGGCGCACGATGTACGACGAGTGGTCGAGCGACTGGCCCGACTCCGACTTCGAGCCGTTCGCGAGCTTCATCAACTCCGTGCCGAAGTACGTCGTGACGTCCTCCGACCTGGACCTCTCCTGGAGCAACTCGACCGTGCTGGACGCCCCGCTCGCAGCGTCGATCGCCGATCTGCGGCGACGTCCGGGCGGCGACATCGGTGTGCACGGCAGCCTCACGCTGGCACAGTCGCTGCTGCGCACCGGCGATGTCGACGAGCTGCGGCTCGTCATCTCGCCGACGATCGCGGGCGTCGGTCGACGCCTGTTCGAGGACGGGCCGTCGAACCGGCCGCTCGAGCTGGTCCGCGCCGAGCGGACGCCGTCGGGCACGTTGCTCGCCGACTACCGCGTCGGGGAGTGA
- a CDS encoding aldehyde dehydrogenase family protein yields the protein MSQLFIGGQWGHAADGNTREIRCPADGTHVRTVPEASATDAQRAVAAARTAFDDGAWVNGSSLERSRILYRVADLLARDKDSVAELESRDTGKRLVESEYDVDDIEAVFRHYAGLAGAEAGRVVDTGQPNVSSRVVHEPVGVCSLITPWNYPLLQTAWKVAPALAAGNTFVLKPSELTPSTGIWLMKALTEAGVPAGVVNLVLGSGADVGPTLTGDPRVDLVSFTGGLVTGRSIMAAAAPTVKKVALELGGKNPNVVFADADRETALDYALTAVFLHSGQVCSAGARLIVEESIHDEFVDELVRRAGNIRLGGPFDESAETGPLISVAHRDKVEAYVAAGIEEGARLRCGGRRPEDPALADGFYYLPTILDDCTAAMSVTQDESFGPVLTVETFRSEDEAVSIANDSIYGLAGAVWTSDAGRAERVARGLRMGTVWINDFHPYVPQAEWGGYKQSGFGRELGIAGLEEYRETKHIWHNIDPKPVQWFANHSGQGGPA from the coding sequence GTGTCTCAGCTCTTCATCGGTGGCCAGTGGGGCCACGCAGCAGACGGAAATACTCGGGAGATCCGCTGTCCGGCCGACGGTACGCACGTACGTACCGTGCCGGAGGCGAGCGCAACGGACGCGCAACGTGCGGTGGCGGCGGCACGTACCGCGTTCGATGACGGCGCCTGGGTCAACGGCTCGTCCCTCGAACGGTCGCGCATCCTGTACCGCGTCGCCGACCTCCTCGCCCGCGACAAGGACAGCGTCGCCGAGCTCGAGTCGCGCGACACGGGCAAGCGACTGGTCGAGAGCGAGTACGACGTCGACGACATCGAGGCGGTCTTCCGTCACTACGCCGGCCTCGCCGGTGCCGAGGCGGGCCGGGTCGTCGACACCGGCCAGCCGAACGTCTCGAGCCGGGTCGTGCACGAACCGGTCGGCGTGTGCTCCCTGATCACGCCGTGGAACTACCCGCTCCTGCAGACGGCCTGGAAGGTCGCGCCGGCGCTCGCGGCGGGCAACACGTTCGTGCTGAAGCCGAGCGAGCTGACCCCGTCGACCGGGATCTGGCTGATGAAGGCACTCACCGAGGCGGGCGTACCGGCGGGTGTCGTCAACCTGGTGCTCGGCTCCGGTGCCGACGTCGGGCCGACGCTCACCGGAGACCCGCGCGTCGACCTGGTGTCGTTCACCGGCGGGCTCGTCACCGGGCGATCGATCATGGCCGCGGCGGCGCCGACGGTGAAGAAGGTCGCGCTCGAGCTCGGTGGCAAGAACCCGAACGTCGTGTTCGCCGACGCCGACCGCGAGACCGCGCTCGACTACGCGCTCACCGCGGTGTTCCTGCACTCGGGCCAGGTGTGCTCGGCCGGTGCGCGCCTGATCGTCGAGGAGTCGATCCATGACGAGTTCGTCGACGAGCTCGTACGCCGTGCGGGCAACATCCGGCTCGGCGGACCGTTCGACGAGAGCGCCGAGACCGGGCCGCTGATCTCCGTTGCACATCGCGACAAGGTCGAGGCGTACGTGGCGGCGGGCATCGAGGAGGGCGCGAGGCTGCGCTGCGGCGGACGCCGGCCCGAGGACCCCGCTCTGGCCGACGGGTTCTACTACCTTCCGACGATCCTCGACGACTGCACGGCCGCGATGTCGGTGACGCAGGACGAGTCGTTCGGGCCCGTTCTTACCGTCGAGACGTTCCGGTCCGAGGACGAGGCCGTTTCGATCGCGAACGACAGCATCTACGGCCTCGCGGGCGCGGTCTGGACGAGCGACGCCGGCCGCGCCGAACGCGTCGCTCGCGGGTTGCGGATGGGCACCGTGTGGATCAACGACTTCCATCCGTACGTACCCCAAGCCGAGTGGGGCGGCTACAAGCAGTCCGGCTTCGGGCGTGAGCTCGGTATCGCCGGGCTCGAGGAGTACCGCGAGACCAAGCACATCTGGCACAACATCGATCCGAAGCCCGTGCAATGGTTCGCCAACCACAGCGGGCAGGGAGGCCCAGCGTGA
- the betA gene encoding choline dehydrogenase — translation MTKDAFDIVIVGGGSAGSALANRLSGDSSVSVLVLEAGRSDFKLDPLIHMPAALPYPIGNRLYDWKYESEPEPYMGGRRVYHARGKVLGGSSSINGMIFQRGNPMDLERWAADPGMESWDYAHCLPYFKRMENCLAGADAWRGGSGPLVLERGPATNPLFGAFLEATEQAGYPRTDDVNGYRQEGFAPFDRNVHRGRRLSAARAYLHPVMGRKNLTVETLAHVTGLRFDGKRVVGVDYVRGGRLHRSVTAGEVILCGGAINTPQILQLAGIGPAEHLRSVGIDPLVDLPGVGSNLQDHLEVYMQYASKQPVSIAPWLKHRHKPRVALEWLARRGVGASNHFEAGGFIRSNDRVDYPNQMFHFLPIAIRYDGSRPAAEHGYQVHIGPMYSDCRGDVLVKSANPYEKPALRFNYLSTETDRREWTEMVRAARRILNQPALDPFNDGEISPGSDVETDEEILDWVARDAETCLHPSCTAKMGTDELSVLDPNTMRVNGVDGLRVVDGSAMPYITNGNIYAPIMMLAEKAADLIAGNTPLEPLDVPYYRYRDESPLYPPGDPRNEMPTAGRREPPR, via the coding sequence GTGACCAAAGATGCATTCGACATCGTGATCGTGGGCGGTGGCTCGGCCGGCTCGGCGCTCGCCAACCGGCTCAGCGGCGACTCGTCGGTCAGCGTGCTGGTACTGGAGGCGGGACGAAGCGACTTCAAGCTCGATCCCCTGATCCACATGCCGGCGGCGCTGCCGTACCCGATCGGCAACCGGCTCTACGACTGGAAGTACGAGTCGGAGCCCGAGCCGTACATGGGTGGGCGCCGCGTCTACCACGCACGCGGCAAGGTGCTCGGCGGGTCGAGCAGCATCAACGGGATGATCTTCCAGCGGGGCAACCCGATGGACCTCGAACGCTGGGCGGCCGACCCCGGCATGGAGTCGTGGGACTACGCGCACTGTCTGCCGTACTTCAAGCGGATGGAGAACTGCCTGGCCGGCGCCGATGCCTGGCGCGGCGGTAGCGGGCCGCTGGTGTTGGAGCGCGGGCCGGCGACGAACCCGTTGTTCGGCGCGTTCCTCGAGGCCACCGAGCAGGCCGGTTACCCGCGCACCGATGACGTCAACGGCTACCGGCAGGAGGGGTTCGCCCCGTTCGACCGCAACGTCCATCGCGGTCGCCGGTTGAGTGCGGCGCGCGCGTACCTCCATCCCGTGATGGGTCGCAAGAACCTCACGGTGGAGACGCTCGCCCACGTCACGGGTCTGCGGTTCGACGGCAAGCGCGTCGTCGGCGTCGACTACGTGCGCGGCGGCCGGCTGCACCGCTCGGTGACCGCCGGCGAGGTGATCCTGTGCGGCGGCGCGATCAACACGCCGCAGATCCTGCAGCTCGCCGGTATTGGACCCGCAGAGCATCTGCGCTCGGTCGGCATCGACCCGCTCGTCGACCTGCCCGGTGTCGGCTCCAATCTGCAGGACCACCTCGAGGTCTACATGCAGTACGCGAGCAAGCAGCCGGTATCGATAGCGCCATGGCTCAAGCACCGGCACAAGCCACGCGTTGCGTTGGAGTGGCTTGCGCGTCGCGGTGTCGGCGCGAGCAACCACTTCGAGGCCGGCGGGTTCATCCGCAGCAACGACCGGGTCGACTACCCCAACCAGATGTTCCACTTCCTGCCGATCGCGATCAGGTACGACGGGTCGCGACCGGCGGCCGAGCACGGGTACCAGGTGCACATCGGGCCGATGTACTCGGACTGTCGCGGTGACGTACTGGTCAAGAGCGCCAACCCGTACGAGAAGCCGGCGCTGCGGTTCAACTACCTGTCGACCGAGACCGACCGTCGCGAGTGGACCGAGATGGTGCGTGCGGCGCGGCGGATCCTGAACCAGCCTGCCTTGGACCCGTTCAACGACGGGGAGATCTCTCCCGGGTCAGACGTCGAGACCGACGAAGAGATCCTGGACTGGGTCGCGCGCGACGCCGAGACGTGCCTCCACCCGTCGTGCACCGCGAAGATGGGCACCGACGAGCTGAGCGTTCTCGACCCGAACACCATGCGGGTCAACGGTGTCGACGGGTTGCGCGTCGTCGACGGGTCTGCGATGCCGTACATCACCAACGGCAACATCTACGCGCCGATCATGATGCTCGCCGAGAAGGCGGCCGACCTGATCGCGGGAAATACGCCGCTCGAGCCGCTCGATGTCCCGTACTACCGCTATCGTGACGAGTCACCGCTGTACCCACCGGGGGACCCACGCAACGAGATGCCGACTGCCGGCAGGAGGGAGCCCCCGCGATGA
- the betT gene encoding choline BCCT transporter BetT — translation MSVTERAEVTREPDEPEVRPNWPVLVGSSICIIAIALWAIIDPESAAVRLGDLLTWVTESFGWFYVLIATVFVVFVVLLAFSRYGKVKLGPEHSTPDFGMFSWASMLFAAGIGTDIMFFAVSEPVTQYLAPPTAEPESVDAAREATVWTLFHYGITGWGMYALMGIALAYFAFRMNLPLSIRSAVYPIFGKRIYGPLGDGIDLAAVIATIFGIAVSLGIGVAQINYGLDELFGIEQGKAAQIGLVVVAVVAASASAVSGVDKGIKFLSQLNVILALGLAFFIVVTGRTQFLLNALVENTGDFVSKFPGMTMETFAQDPQPEWMSLWTLFFWAWWIAWASFVGMFLARISRGRTIRQFVTGTMIIPFTYILMWVSIYGNAALDRVRGGDADFGAATAADPASGLWELLRDYPWFPFIAGVAIIVGLLFYVTSADSGALVMGNLTTFRRTPRSDAPPWLRIFWASITGLLTIAMLGVGDNGIIALQNATVVMGLPFAFVMVLLMFGLYKALRVEGHREDSRAAILPAQLSGRVHHDGAPGSKVGRFWQERLRRAMTFADTAEVSTFLSDTALPAMREVREELAEHGVEATCHTAGDSESPTHVELEVELSADDQTFRYRLVPLQAELPAYRTNGDGERTYSRVEVHLGEGGQGYDVMGYSHMQLIDDMLDQYERHLEFLRLGQ, via the coding sequence ATGAGCGTTACCGAGCGCGCCGAGGTGACCAGGGAACCCGACGAGCCGGAGGTACGCCCGAACTGGCCGGTGCTGGTCGGATCGTCGATCTGCATCATCGCCATCGCGCTCTGGGCGATCATCGACCCCGAGTCGGCTGCCGTCAGACTCGGCGACCTACTCACCTGGGTGACGGAGTCGTTCGGATGGTTCTACGTCCTGATCGCCACCGTGTTCGTGGTCTTCGTCGTGCTGCTCGCATTCTCGAGATACGGCAAGGTCAAGCTCGGCCCGGAGCATTCGACGCCCGACTTCGGGATGTTCTCCTGGGCGTCGATGCTGTTCGCCGCGGGCATCGGCACCGACATCATGTTCTTCGCCGTCTCGGAGCCGGTCACGCAGTACCTCGCTCCTCCGACCGCCGAACCCGAGTCGGTCGACGCCGCACGCGAAGCGACGGTGTGGACGCTGTTCCACTACGGCATCACCGGCTGGGGCATGTACGCGCTGATGGGCATCGCCCTCGCGTACTTCGCGTTCCGGATGAACCTCCCGCTGAGCATTCGCTCCGCGGTCTATCCGATCTTCGGTAAGCGCATCTACGGTCCGCTCGGCGACGGCATCGACCTCGCCGCCGTGATCGCGACGATCTTCGGCATCGCCGTGTCGCTCGGAATCGGCGTCGCCCAGATCAACTACGGGCTCGATGAGCTGTTCGGGATCGAGCAGGGCAAGGCGGCCCAGATCGGTTTGGTCGTCGTGGCGGTCGTCGCGGCGTCGGCGTCGGCCGTATCCGGCGTCGACAAGGGCATCAAGTTCCTGTCGCAGCTCAACGTGATCCTCGCACTCGGGCTCGCGTTCTTCATCGTCGTCACCGGGCGTACGCAGTTTCTGCTGAATGCCCTCGTCGAGAACACCGGCGACTTCGTCAGCAAGTTCCCGGGCATGACGATGGAGACGTTCGCGCAGGACCCGCAGCCGGAGTGGATGAGCCTGTGGACGCTGTTCTTCTGGGCATGGTGGATCGCGTGGGCGTCCTTCGTCGGGATGTTCCTCGCCCGGATCTCGCGCGGGCGTACGATCCGCCAGTTCGTCACCGGCACGATGATCATCCCGTTCACGTACATCCTGATGTGGGTGTCCATCTATGGCAACGCCGCGCTCGACAGGGTTCGTGGCGGCGACGCCGATTTCGGTGCCGCGACCGCTGCCGATCCCGCGAGCGGGCTCTGGGAGCTGCTACGGGACTATCCGTGGTTCCCGTTCATCGCCGGCGTGGCGATCATCGTCGGGCTGTTGTTCTACGTGACGTCTGCGGACTCCGGTGCCTTGGTGATGGGCAACCTGACGACGTTCCGGCGTACGCCGCGGTCCGACGCCCCACCATGGCTGCGGATCTTCTGGGCCTCCATCACCGGGCTCCTCACCATCGCGATGCTCGGTGTGGGAGACAACGGGATCATCGCGTTGCAGAACGCGACCGTGGTGATGGGGCTGCCGTTCGCGTTCGTGATGGTGCTGCTGATGTTCGGGCTGTACAAGGCACTGCGGGTCGAGGGGCACCGTGAGGACAGTCGCGCCGCGATCCTGCCGGCGCAGCTGTCGGGCCGCGTTCACCACGACGGAGCGCCCGGATCGAAGGTCGGCCGCTTCTGGCAGGAGCGGCTGCGGCGGGCGATGACGTTCGCCGACACGGCAGAGGTCTCGACCTTCCTCAGTGACACTGCGCTACCGGCCATGCGTGAAGTACGCGAGGAGCTCGCGGAGCACGGGGTCGAGGCCACCTGTCACACGGCCGGCGACAGCGAGTCGCCGACGCATGTCGAGCTCGAGGTCGAGCTCAGTGCGGACGACCAGACGTTCCGCTACCGGCTCGTTCCACTGCAGGCGGAGCTGCCCGCGTACCGGACGAACGGCGACGGCGAGCGGACGTACTCACGCGTCGAGGTGCATCTCGGCGAGGGCGGCCAGGGCTATGACGTGATGGGCTACAGCCATATGCAGCTGATCGACGACATGCTCGACCAGTACGAGCGCCACCTGGAGTTCCTCCGCCTCGGCCAGTAA
- a CDS encoding glycine cleavage T C-terminal barrel domain-containing protein, translated as MNYNVPSVDQSDRRVPINLRQSGPTPVETLIDTRVRKSPYWELSMQAGCWRASVYNRMYHPRGYVPREEGGMMAEYDALVNDVTLWNVAVERQIQVKGPDAEAFVNYVITRDATKIPPMRARYVILCNEEGGILNDPVLLRIAEDEFWFSLSDTDLMLWLQGVNVGRRFDVDIAEIDVSPVQIQGPKSVDLMVDLVGPAARDIPSYGLMASAVGGCDVIISQTGFTGEKGYEIYLRDATQYAEQMWTAVLEAGERHNLKVVAPSHHRRIAAGILSWGQDMDFETLPFQVNLAYQVPRKKAADYIGKAALEAARDRLEAGDPPFTHKLVGMKLAGKPIDDYAPDFWLISAIEGGEPIGYVTSPWYSPELGTNIAMGHVPMSLTELGTELWIHLPDEYAETPGEPVRAEVVEMPFRPSVNPNQRELLKQKGLDAAV; from the coding sequence ATGAACTACAACGTCCCCTCGGTCGACCAGAGCGACCGGCGCGTACCCATCAACCTTCGGCAGTCCGGGCCGACGCCGGTCGAGACCCTGATCGACACGCGCGTACGCAAATCCCCCTATTGGGAGCTGTCCATGCAGGCGGGTTGCTGGCGTGCGTCGGTGTACAACCGCATGTACCACCCTCGTGGGTACGTACCCCGCGAAGAGGGCGGCATGATGGCCGAGTACGACGCGCTCGTCAACGATGTGACGCTGTGGAACGTCGCCGTCGAGCGACAGATCCAGGTGAAGGGTCCCGACGCCGAGGCCTTCGTCAACTACGTCATCACCCGCGACGCGACGAAGATCCCGCCCATGCGCGCGCGGTACGTCATCCTGTGCAACGAGGAAGGCGGAATCCTCAACGACCCGGTGCTGCTGCGCATCGCCGAGGACGAGTTCTGGTTCAGCCTGTCCGACACCGACCTGATGCTCTGGCTGCAGGGTGTCAACGTGGGAAGGCGATTCGACGTCGACATCGCCGAGATCGACGTATCGCCCGTGCAGATCCAGGGGCCGAAGTCGGTCGACCTGATGGTCGACCTCGTCGGTCCGGCCGCGCGAGACATCCCGTCGTACGGCCTGATGGCATCGGCCGTCGGTGGCTGCGACGTGATCATCTCGCAGACCGGGTTCACCGGCGAGAAGGGCTACGAGATCTACCTGCGCGACGCGACGCAGTACGCCGAGCAGATGTGGACCGCCGTCCTCGAGGCGGGCGAGCGACACAACCTCAAGGTCGTCGCGCCGTCGCATCATCGTCGGATCGCGGCGGGAATCCTCTCGTGGGGCCAGGACATGGACTTCGAGACCCTGCCGTTCCAAGTCAACCTCGCGTACCAGGTGCCGCGCAAGAAGGCCGCCGACTACATCGGCAAGGCCGCTCTGGAGGCCGCACGCGACCGGCTCGAGGCCGGCGACCCGCCGTTCACGCACAAGCTCGTGGGGATGAAGCTCGCCGGCAAGCCGATCGACGACTACGCGCCGGACTTCTGGCTGATCAGCGCGATCGAGGGCGGCGAGCCGATCGGGTACGTCACCTCGCCGTGGTACTCCCCCGAGCTTGGCACCAACATCGCGATGGGGCACGTACCGATGTCGCTGACCGAGCTCGGCACGGAGCTGTGGATCCATCTCCCCGACGAGTACGCCGAGACGCCGGGTGAGCCCGTCCGCGCCGAGGTCGTCGAGATGCCGTTCCGCCCGTCGGTCAACCCCAACCAGCGTGAGCTGCTGAAGCAGAAGGGCCTCGACGCGGCCGTCTGA
- a CDS encoding methylenetetrahydrofolate reductase, with amino-acid sequence MRNRSEAAFVRELLESARYEILPTKSISEQVLQHVPLGRTLTVTASMSLGLGATVDVAESLQRMGYRAVPHLAARMIGSRAELEEIVARLVAAGIDSVFVPAGDATPPTGPYASSLDLLRDLSAMAAPFRHVGIAGYPESHPTIHDDITIQAMWDKRDYATHVVSNLCFDPAVLTSWVHRIRTRGTTMPLLIGMPGRVERAKLLSMAGKIGVGESTRFLAKNKSTFARIATPGGYNPQRFIERITPLIAQPQANVEGLHIFTFNQVAATEQWRRQWAARLEGLAVAR; translated from the coding sequence ATGCGGAACAGATCGGAAGCCGCGTTCGTACGCGAGCTGCTGGAGTCGGCGAGGTACGAGATCCTGCCGACCAAGTCCATCTCGGAACAGGTCCTCCAACACGTGCCCCTGGGGCGAACCCTCACCGTGACCGCATCGATGAGTCTTGGCCTCGGTGCGACCGTCGATGTGGCTGAATCCCTGCAGCGGATGGGATATCGCGCCGTGCCGCATCTCGCAGCGCGGATGATCGGGAGCCGAGCGGAGCTCGAGGAGATCGTCGCTCGGCTCGTCGCCGCCGGCATCGACAGCGTGTTCGTCCCGGCTGGCGACGCGACGCCGCCCACCGGACCGTACGCGTCCTCGCTCGACCTGCTCCGCGACCTCTCCGCGATGGCCGCGCCGTTCCGACACGTCGGCATCGCGGGCTACCCCGAGTCGCATCCGACGATTCACGACGACATCACCATCCAGGCGATGTGGGACAAACGTGACTACGCGACCCATGTCGTGAGCAACCTGTGCTTCGACCCCGCCGTGCTGACGTCGTGGGTGCATCGGATCCGTACCCGTGGCACGACGATGCCGCTACTGATCGGGATGCCGGGCCGGGTCGAACGCGCCAAGCTGCTGTCGATGGCGGGCAAGATCGGCGTCGGTGAGTCGACCCGGTTCCTCGCCAAGAACAAGTCGACGTTCGCGCGCATCGCTACGCCCGGCGGTTACAACCCGCAGCGTTTCATCGAGCGGATCACGCCGCTGATCGCACAGCCGCAGGCGAACGTCGAGGGCCTGCACATCTTCACGTTCAACCAGGTCGCCGCGACGGAGCAGTGGCGGCGACAGTGGGCGGCGCGCCTGGAGGGCCTCGCGGTCGCCCGCTGA
- a CDS encoding IclR family transcriptional regulator, with protein MSHGTQSIDRAAEVLSLVVRSEEPVTYTQVVEMTDLARSTVSRLLQALERNGLLERDKDGRFRGGVLFAQYAARFDRVESLAAAAEPALERVGEETGETVNLGVPSGDTVVHVAQVDSTFVLGATNWVDVEVPPHTSALGKVMYAFEALPMPRGRLQGRTQNTLTSRAALDRDLRGVRELGYAVTHGEFEEGLDAVAAPVRGPDGTVHAAIGISGPSLRLAEEHRRYGELLVAESDMLAKVLSRRLRKNVPS; from the coding sequence ATGAGTCACGGCACCCAGTCGATCGATCGCGCGGCGGAAGTGCTGTCGCTCGTCGTTCGCTCGGAGGAGCCTGTCACGTACACGCAGGTCGTCGAGATGACCGATCTCGCGCGGTCGACGGTTTCACGCCTGCTGCAGGCCCTCGAGCGCAACGGCCTGCTCGAGCGCGACAAGGACGGCCGGTTCCGCGGTGGCGTGCTGTTCGCGCAGTACGCGGCGCGCTTCGACCGGGTCGAGTCGCTCGCGGCGGCCGCGGAGCCCGCGCTCGAGCGGGTCGGCGAGGAGACCGGCGAAACGGTCAATCTCGGCGTGCCCAGCGGCGACACGGTCGTGCATGTCGCCCAGGTCGACTCGACGTTCGTCCTCGGCGCGACGAACTGGGTCGATGTCGAGGTGCCGCCGCACACGTCCGCACTCGGCAAGGTGATGTACGCGTTCGAGGCGCTGCCGATGCCGCGCGGACGCCTGCAGGGACGTACGCAGAACACGCTCACGTCGCGGGCCGCACTCGATCGCGATCTGCGCGGTGTGCGCGAGCTCGGGTACGCCGTGACGCATGGGGAGTTCGAGGAGGGTCTCGACGCCGTCGCGGCTCCCGTACGCGGGCCCGACGGCACTGTGCACGCGGCGATCGGCATCTCCGGGCCGTCGCTTCGCCTCGCGGAGGAGCATCGCCGCTACGGCGAGCTGCTGGTGGCCGAGTCGGACATGCTCGCCAAGGTGCTCTCACGTCGCCTGCGCAAGAACGTCCCGAGCTGA